The window ACTATTTAATTGCGGATAATGCTTATTACGATCTCATATGGAAGAAGTTGTGGGACTCTAAGTTCCCATCAAATATCTCGTTCTTTGGGTGGAGTGTCATGCATAGAGAGATTTTGACGGATGATAGATACATGAAAAATTGTGTATTATGCCAAGTTGTTGTAGAATGTGTCATAAAGAAGTGAAGTCGGTGCCTCACTTGCTTTTACACTATGATGAAGTGATTTCGATTTGGAGTTTATTATGGAATATGGCTGATATTCAGTGGGTTATGTCGGAATCTATCATTAGTTGTTGGGAAGTGTGGATAGAGACGGTGAACTCGGTTGATCTGAGTCGTTGGGCTCATATCCCGCTTATTTTCTAGTAGACCATTTGACTTGAAAAAAACCGTAAAACGTTTAATGATCGTTATCGACTGAtgcatttaatttataattctattattattatgatcGAGAATGATTTATTGGGTAAACTAGTTGAAGCAGTTGAGGAACTCATTGatctttttgaaaaattttgtattcaataaaatttgtttttttgtttgatcattgatgactattttgtgttgtgttttttttaatatttttctttcaatctTTTTATCGTTAAGCTTAACAAACTCTCGTTTATGTAATTTTGCAAcgaccaaaatatatattttaacattagtCTTCCTTGCCCCTACTGTTAGCTCaagggaaaaaaaaaaaaaaaaaaacaaaagtgagtacataatagataaaaaaaaatggaattcaATTTtcgttaaaaatgtttttaactaAAGGTGTGATCTTAAATGTGATCGATCGACTAGTTTTctacacttaaaaaaaataattatttaaataagaaaaatgaagttaaaatattaGAAGATAAATACAATAATTCACTAAGttcaaatgaatatatatatttttttttatagagagaataatttctaaattataacttttgaagggaattttaattactttttttattctaaatattcaATAAGTTTTACGTTTTCATGGTTAAAGTCAAatgattatgtttttatttgttattatttaatatatatatatatatatataagtttattttattcagTTTGATGATCATCtcaataaataatgattttaattattttttaaattattaccatTTTCGTattgtatttttcttttattgaattaaaaaactattatatatttatttgttttttttttcaaacttcatAAATTAAGATGATATCTATTTAGCGGAAACAAAAAGTGACACCCTAGTCTCTTTAAGGTTTTGGATTCGAGTCCGTAAAAAGTAGGTGAATTAATCAATGTCCGAtgaattaaaaagttataagaaGTTGAAGGgctaattttgtaattattctGTCTATCAGATTTCTCACTTGACCCTTATCCTTTCTCtatatcttctttcttttcttcttctctccTTTTGGCCACAATCGGACAGAAGAGCTCCAATGGCGGTGGTTTCAGTTTCTACTCTCTCTTCTTCCTTCgcatctctctctttctcttcaaaGATTTCACAAACCTCAATTTCCTTACCGTCCAAGGCCTTCCCCTCTTTGAGTGTGGTCACAGTTCCGAAGCTCCGCATTGTCGGCTCATCAGCAACCCTAGCTCCGCTTGAAGATTTGGAGACGACGAACCTCGAGAAGCTCGTAAAGTCAAGACTTCCTGGAGGCTTTGCTGCTCAACCGATATGGGGCACTGGTCGCAGGAAATGTGCTATCGCTCGTGTCGTTCTACAGGAAGGAAACGGAAATTTCATCATAAATTACCGTGATGCAAAGGTTCTTTTCTGTTTCTATCTCATTTGGGAAATTGTTCATAATTTCAAACTAGTAACTTTATGAAATATCACAGATTGAGAGAATTGTTAGTATGTGTGTGTATTCGATCCTTACTCTTCATGGGTAATTGAGATTATCTTCAAAATCGAGAAaatgattcaaacaaaacaaaaccctAACAATCATGAGCCATATCCAAGCAGCACAGAAAAGACAGCCCTTTTAGTTCTGTTATGTGTTTGGATGAATCTAGAACATTTCTGTAACCCTGAAAAGTGGTTGAATCTGTTTGTGACAgcaaagtttataaatattgtatcttgGAATTTTAGAGAAGATTTGTGTTGTTATGTTTTAGGAATATCTTCAAGGGAACCCACTATGGATTCAGTATGTAAAATTCCCACTATTGGCATTGGGTTATGAAGGAAACTATGATGTGTTTGTGAAGGCCCATGGTGGGGGTTTGTCTGGTCAAGCTCAGGCGATATCACTTGGAATTGCGCGGGCATTGTTGAAGATCAGCGAGAGCCATAGACAGCCGCTGAGGAAAGAGGGACTTTTGACCAGAGATTCGAGAGTGGTGGAAAGGAAGAAGGTTGGGCTTAAGAAAGCTAGGAAAGCACCCCAGTATTCTAAGCGTTGAGTTGAGATCATCATCTATTCGATTAGAGTCAATCCTCTTCTTTTCCTTTTGGtgtgtttttcttctttttttgtttCTGCATATTGATTACATACATGTATTTGATTGACCTGAAATAGTTGTAATCCATGAAGAAAaatgatttctttcttttttttataatctcaaGATTTCCCCACTATGTGAATTTAAGTTGTTCTGCTGTTTCTGGAAACACATTTTGAGTCTAAGATTAGTAGACTAGGAATTGTCCATAAATTTCcttagaaataatttttcaCTTTACTGacttttattttgatattcgtttttgtttttaaattttaagaagttaacaggaacacaccttttttttttcattttttggatGACTCAATTACTATGAGGTTCGAACTTGAACTGTTTTTTGTTATCTTGAACCATTGTTATTGTTTGAAAGGctccaattttaatattttttagactTTTTTTCTAACAGGAAGAACGTCCCAAGGACTTCAGCGTGCCATAACCCAATTCCAATTTTGATTTTGACTGATAATCAGAATGGGAAACGGGgctaatcaatttatttatttgggcACATATCCAGATTAGAAATTGGATTGAATGGTTACAAACTTACAATTTCACAGTGCCTTTATATTGACATTTTCTATGTGAAAGTATGATTCATATATAAAccatgttttcaaatgaactcAATATGTTAACAGATTTAAGAGTTTTAACTTACATCTTGAAAAACATAAAACCATCAAATTGGGACAATTATATGCCTCTTGAATCTGTATCTGACAAATAATCGTCAAATTTGTAAGCAATCGAGTACAATAGTTCATactactaattattttttatttattaatgctattaaaaacatttagataaatatattcaaatcaTAGATAAtccaaatattgaattttattcaaatgaaattgAGAAATGTTCATAAGAAAGCAcatataaaccctaaaccatctTTATATCTGGATTATGAATACATATATCTCATAGCCATGACTCTGTGCAGGCTGCAGAtcaacaacaaaacaaaaacacaagTTAAGAATTAAGAATGATATCCAAAGACAAATACATCTATCAATGTAACTAAGATTGTCCATAAAGCAATTTAGTCAAAACCAATACAACATTAAAGAGTTAAAATAAACTTTGGTTTATTACACCACCACCAACTATTGCAAACACAATACAAGAATCAAAAGGTAGAAAAAATTAAACCAACTAGCTAAATTAAGGAAAGTGTAGATAGACCACCAATAAGCTATAATAAGCTTGGAACATCTTGAGATGGACTTCAAAAGGTGTAGTAGATGGAAAATGACTAACTTTGAAAACAACAAAACTTGACATTTTACATAGAAATACAATAATTTGGGGATTTGAGAAAAAAAGTATAATTGAGTCATTgtaaacacaaaatttgatcatTTAAGAAATATACAACTGAAGAGAAGATGGATGATCATTTGAAAAAGGTGGGCACCCAAACCCTAATGTTGAGTACAATTTCATCTAAACCCTAAGAAGAAGAGTTTGGAACATGTTGCTAAGAGTGAAGAGTTCAATGGCAATTGATGAAAAGTGAATATATTTGTTGCTAAGAGTGAAGAGTTCAATGGCAGGAAACTTAACGAGCCTATAGCTACATTGGATTCCATGCATAGACAACGACACCAACAACAACGAGGAATATGGCTTCATCCTAGGTTATTTAGGCCTTGATACTACTCCTAATGAATCAATCAACTAAGTATAATATTAGTATAGTCATCTCTTTTTAAGAAACAATCAACTTTTATGTATTTACATTCAATTTGATCCATGGAATTGTTGCTAAGAGTGAAGAGTTCAATGGTAGCAACAAGAGTACCCACAAAATGATGAAAAGTGATTAAAAGCTTTAAACTCAGAATTGTAGGGCTTAACCTCAAAAGAGAGGACACCCTTCCAGAAATTCTCGACGGCTCAGGCAGAACCAAAGCCGAGGAGGGGGTTTGGAAATAGTTTTCAACCAGCAATTGACGCGCCTCGGTTAGAACCTCACTAGCTGCGTCATTGCCCCAAGCGCAAAGATGCCTTCCTCCTTCCCACTCTCTCTCCTTTTATATCCACTTCCACTCTACTTTCTTTTCAACCTTGCCAATGTGGGATAATTCCCCTCTTCTAAACTGTTGCCTAATtgatttactttatatatatatttaattatttatggttaatatgttttatatttattttttttttggaaaatatgttttatatttttaactattctACTACTgtcctatttttattaaaattattaatttttaaatcagttacaatttgtcttctttaaaattagataataagcaatttcattttattgtttttcaaatGGTTACATATATTGAACAAATACTTAATTCCtactaaatataatattaattgctTGTTTCATATCATAAAGGAATTGTCGGTCTTAATCTTAATCAACTAACGTGACcaataaaaacaaagaaaaatcaatatataaacCAATTTAGGTATGATAAAGAAACACAAAGAATGTTTCATTTAAGGGATAGCATTATCAGAAGATAATTTTTTGGAATCAAATACtcatattaaaagaaaaaaaaaatatatatatatatatatatatattgagagaattttatgttatttaaacgGGTAAATAAAATTGTTGTCTTAGACATTGTCTCGATTATGACACGAAAAAATAGCAACTTTGAATGATATCATCGGTTCCATTAGGTAAACAAACAGACACCGAGTTTCACCCTATAACGCGAAAATAAAGGGTTTCGGCCCTGCTCACCCATTAACTTATTAACGCAAAAGACAAATAGTTTTTTATCGCTTTGTTTGGGGATTTATTTGTAGTTGTGGTTCTGATTTGACCTATCTTACCTAAAGTGGTTCatgaaaattagttaaataattctctattattCTCAACAAAAACCTGAACATAATGGATACATTTGTCAGTTCTTATGCTTGATGTGATGTTAGCTAtgctttttctttatttcaaatGTTTAACTTTACTGTGTTTTGTTGGttaattacttaatttggtTATtgatataagataaaaataactgaaatataaataatattgtcaaTTAACACTcactacataaataaatatagtacACAATTGATAAATGATCATATAGCTTATTTGGATACAGTGCAAGTAAAAAGTAGAGATTCGCAATGGCTctattcttatattattaaacattacaaattatatatattttacaataaaatctataattttaatattaatattaatatcaatttatatccttaatatctttattttgttatataaaatataaatataatgatatgataatatttcattttgtgtTATTGTCTAAATAAATTGGAAACATGAGTGTAACCTAAATCTCGTAACCCGGATGATCGCATATTGGCTGGATAATAGTCAATCCATAACTCACATTTATCTCATCATGGTAGGCACAATTAGAATTTGTTTaaagagttttaattttttattagttttaattttttttttagaatcgtcacataatttatttattggtaATTAGGGGAGAAAttacgtgtacaaacatattttagagattaaacatattttagaGATTCAATTATTAGTTCGGTATTTTGTTAcacgtgaaaaaaatattaacgtTATGGCTGATCATATACCCGTCAAATAATAGTCTCTACTAAActattgattatttaaaataaaattaaattaaaccttatttatttatatacatctCAGGCCAtctaaagttttatataaacataaacatgTGTCTAAACTTGTATCAATATTATTCTTAAGGCATTTGTCTAGGTTTTGTCgcaatacaatacaatataatataaatatatatatatatatatgcccaAGAAACAACCATAGTTACATATACGTCTTCAATGAATTCCTGCACCAATCAGAGCTCTTAActcaaagtttatcaaaaataaaattaaaaggatTGAACTATCC is drawn from Impatiens glandulifera chromosome 3, dImpGla2.1, whole genome shotgun sequence and contains these coding sequences:
- the LOC124932670 gene encoding 30S ribosomal protein S9, chloroplastic — its product is MAVVSVSTLSSSFASLSFSSKISQTSISLPSKAFPSLSVVTVPKLRIVGSSATLAPLEDLETTNLEKLVKSRLPGGFAAQPIWGTGRRKCAIARVVLQEGNGNFIINYRDAKEYLQGNPLWIQYVKFPLLALGYEGNYDVFVKAHGGGLSGQAQAISLGIARALLKISESHRQPLRKEGLLTRDSRVVERKKVGLKKARKAPQYSKR